One Aphidius gifuensis isolate YNYX2018 linkage group LG3, ASM1490517v1, whole genome shotgun sequence DNA window includes the following coding sequences:
- the LOC122851754 gene encoding histone H2B-like, which yields MPPKASGKADKKADKAQKNIIKTDKSKKRKKRKESYSIYIYKVLKQLHPDTGVSSEAMSIMNSFVNDIFERIAAEASRLAHYNKRSTITSREIQTAVRLLLPGELAKHALIEGIKAIGKYTSFK from the coding sequence ATGCCACCAAAAGCAAGCGGTAAAGCTGACAAAAAAGCCGACAaggctcaaaaaaatatcatcaagacTGACAAGTCCAAGAAGAGAAAGAAAAGGAAGGAATCATACTCAATTTACATCTACAAAGTGTTGAAGCAACTTCATCCTGACACTGGTGTCTCATCAGAAGCCATGAGCATCATGAACAGCTTCGTCAACGACATCTTCGAGCGTATTGCTGCTGAAGCATCCCGTTTGGCTCACTACAACAAGAGGTCAACCATCACATCACGGGAAATTCAGACAGCTGTTCGTCTTCTACTTCCTGGTGAACTTGCCAAACATGCTCTCATTGAAGGCATCAAAGCAATCGGCAAGTACACCAGCTTCAAGTAA